The genomic stretch tttttcaacTCCTCAGAAGTCTTTACAGGTGCTGTTCTCAAATCTCACACCTCTGTGCTCTGTTGGGGTGTTACCTACACAAACATTCCTCTACACTCTAAGTGGGAGCTTTATAAATATGACCAGTGAACTCATTTCCAGTTGTTACGCCCTGAGGTtgtgctcagctgctctctgttGTGATTGGAGTCACTACATTAAGGCTTCTCTCTGTTGGGGTTGTACCTTTCTATTCTACCTATTTCAGAAAACCAAAAGGCACGTAAGATACTTATTCCACTTGCACTTAGAGGTTGGTCCTGTAAGCCTCTTTAGGCAGCCCAACTGAAAATTCAAAGGCAggtagataaaaaaaaaaaaacaaacacaccaacAAATAAACACTAAAAATTGAACCTTTTGGATGAACAGAGCAGTGATAGTCTGATAGTATGTGGCAGCAGGTGTGTTCTCCAGGGGAGGAGCACTGAGTCATTTCTCCAGTGAAGTCTGGCATTTAATTTGGAGGTCTGCCTGATGGTAACTGCTGCCAGATCTttcagaggagagcagcaaatCCCTCTGATGGGGAGCTGGTATTCAGTGAAAACCGTATGCCCTGGAGCATGGAGATTTGTATGTCTTGACAAGTTGTGTACCTTTATATGTGCAGTTTGTTAACTATAGGTGGTGTTATCCCTAGTGAGGAATATatatcacagaattccagcatggtgggaattggaagggacatctggagatcatctagtccaacccccttcctAAAGCAGGGTTTCCCAGAGCAGGTGGCCCAGGATTTGCTTTTCTAAGGGAACAAAGTTCTGtgcagttttgctttttgtCAGTTCCTCTGACAAGTGATGGCTGTTTTATCATGCTGGCAAATTGCAGCCACCTCTGATAGGACTTAGTTCCTACATGTTATGTGGAAATGATTCCTGTGGAGGAGAAATAAGATCCTCTTAGTGCTGCTTGTGGTGCGAACTCAACCTTTGTTAGTCATCAGAGCAGCTCTACAGGCAGAAGAGTTTGTGAATGCCTGAACCAGAAGAGACTTTGCACTCTTACCTTCTTAGACAAGAAAAGCACTTGATGATGAGACACATTTCAAAGAAACTTTGAGCAGCATAATGAATTGTTTGATACAGAGCTGTTTAAATCTGTCGTTCCTCTATCAAAAACTGGAGTTCacactgtgatttttctttttttttttccctaacacTTTGCTTAATTTGCCTGTAGCAGAGTAAAtgccttttaaatttttttttcttgtgataaTCATTTAAAGTCTGCTGGTTTAGAGCTGCTTTTTTAGAGGGAGCTAGGAGAATTTAAAAACAGTGATCGAAgcatcagaaatattttatatatcatTTCATAGTGTTTTTGAATGCATCTTGGAATTGATAGATTGTTGTGGTTTGattagaacagaactaattctggtcagtgattttacttctcagctcagtctctcttcagtggtggcACTTTCTGAAGATCAGGGCATGTTTGCAcagacagtggctgcttctagaAGTGACAACCCTGATATTTAGAGTTACTACCATGGGTTGGGGTGCAGACCAAATTCACTGCTGAATCTTGTGTACCATGTTGGGGTGCAGTAAGGaagaggtggcacctgcagggaggagggagcagttgaggtgaccctaaactgaccacaAGGTATTTCCTCCCATGTacatcataaaatcacagaattgtttcagtgggaaaagacctcagagatcaagtccagcctaacaccaccatggccattaaaccacatcccaaattgtcatgtccacacatttcttgaacatgtccagggacagtgactccaccacctccctgcccagcctgttccaatgcctgaccactgtttcaggaaagaaatttttcttaatatccaacctaaacctctcctggcacaacttgaggcaacttcagtataaagctgaggggtCATCatggtcaagcctcttcttcagtggccaGTGTCTGAGGAAGACTATTCATTCTGCCTTCAGTCCTGAGCTGTGTGTTCTTTAGTCCAGTTCCAGAAGCCAACCCTAACCCTTGACATATCTTGGATGAGTTGTTTGTCCTCCTTGAGGCAAAATGCTTTCTGGGATTTGCTGGGAAATCTTGTATTGTAAATATGAATATCTGTACAGGTCATTAATTTCTAAAATGTTCTATGTGCTTttctttcagagctgctgccttaGTCTTCTAACATCTTGCACTGCATGCTCATGGTGTGTCTAAGGGACAGATATCTTGTGTGCTCTGACTGTACCAGGTAAATCCCAGTAACAGCTTTTCATGGGAGATTGTGACCTGTTAAAGAGTAAGAAGTTAGAGAAGGCAGCTTTTGTTCTATATTTAGTCTTAGCTGATTCAGGAAAAAGAGTGTAACAGGCTAGAATTTATTGTTGTATTTGTGTGTTATACTAGAAAATCCAGTAACTGCAACACTAGTGCAGGTGCAGTGTATCAGTGAGAGTTAGCCAGTTTCCATCAGTACCTTTAAGAAGTTTCCCAGCATCTTTGATGCTTGAagtaaagaagaaagaggggaaatagTGACTTCTCAGTTAGATATTCCTCTGTTGAAGCCTCACCTTTTTGTCTGAGAGGCAAAAAATGCACACAGACATCACCTCTGAGAACGGTTTGATCACCTTTCAGTGGCAGTGGTACTACAAGAGGTTTGCTCAGTAGCAATGGTGAACAACCATAGACAAATTTCTTACCTTGACACATTCCTGGCTGACACATTGGATTGTAGATAGTATCACATCCATTAACTCAgtttaatatttcattttcaggtTGTCCTCATGAGTACTCCAGTGGAGAATGTCCATGATCTTCTTTGCCTGTGTGGTGCGGGTGAGGGATGGActtcccctctcagcctccacaGATTTTCATTTCAACCAGGACTTTCTGGAATGCAAAAAGAAGCTAAAGGCTTTATCCTCAATTCTGGCACATTATCCAAGTCGAGGCACAGCAAAAGGATGTGACCTTAGCATACAGTAAGTCCCTGCATTCGTTTGGTTGgatttttactttaaatttaGAAATGGAAAATAGTTGACCTTTAGGTGTATTCTGTAGTGCCTGACTCCAATCTGAAATCCTACCATGCATGTCTAGATTGTAACTTCCTCATTTCTCAGTAtcacagccacacagctcctACTCAGTTCAGTAAGCATATGttaaaaattacttattttAGTTGTAATTTTTCATAGCAAATGCTTTATTCTTTATAGGCAGGACTTGTTACTATTAGTAATTGCAATATCTTGGACTCCTAagataagccagcaatgtgccctcatggcaaagaaggccaatgggatcctgaggtgcattTAAGAAGAGCgtggtcagcaggttgaggagTGTTCTGTTTAACCTCTTTTCTGCCCTAGCGAGGCCTCATCTGAAGTACTATGTCTaattctaggctccccagttcaagagacacaaggaactactggagagagtccagtggaggctgcaaagatgctgaggagacaggagcatctctgtgagaaggaaaggctgagagaccttgggctgtttagtctggagaagagcagtctgagaggggatcttctccgTGCTCAACAAGAGCtacagggtggggggcaagaggatggctccagactcttttcagtggtgcccaacgACAGGCCAAGGgtcagtgggcacaaactgtaACGCAGGAGGTACCATCTGAACACTAGGAATAacttctttgctctgagggtgctggagccctggagcaggctgcctggagaggttgcggagtctccttctctgagagaggccaaacccacctgaatatttgatcctgggcaacctgctgcagatgACACTGCTTTAGCaaaagggttggactggatgatctctggaggtcccttccaacctccagcattctgtggttccatggcATCATAGTGCTTGGAAATTACTTAGTTTACTCTAAACTCCAAACTCTTGCTTCAGTGATTAAGGTCTCGCTGTTCTCTCAGGCTCCAACAGTTCTGATGCTGCCTTGCAAAGACCTGTCCTGACTACCTCGTATGTGCTGCCCACTCCATTTGCTGAATACCAGCAGGGTTCAAGTCACCAGAAGCTCTGGCTGATGGGTGTGCATTGAGGAGACCTGAAAACAACCAGCATGGAGAAATATTaaatctttgcttttatttattagaAAGGAATCTTCTAATCTTTATTTTAGAAAATTAGAGTTTCATTCAGAGATGAGAATTTTCATTTACTATTGATTTTAGTTTAGTTTCAAAATCAGCTTTAGCTGGCGACTGCATTTCTGCTTAGCAAATGTAAGAGAACTTAAAGTAACACTGAGCTAAAATGAAGTATCTCTTTTTTGGAGAGAGGTTGAAGAAGGAAGGTACATGAACTTGCACTGAATCGATTGGAAAAGCAGGGATTAGCATTTTAATTCCGTATCCCACAAGAGAACTTGTGCCCTTTAATGCTAACacattctgctgcttttaatcTTCTGTGGTCTCTGCATCTATCTGGCTCTAAAATGAGAAAAGCACAAACAGATCCGTGGCAGCAAGGCTATAAATTATTGACAACTGGGAGAAGGTAGTTTTACACAGGCATGGTGTTGATCctcagctgtgagctgggggCAAAAGGAATTTAGGGAACATACCCATTGTACCTAGGCTGTAATGGAACTAATCAAAACCAGAAATCCCAAGTACACAGTATAACAAACACATAAAAATGTGATAAAATAGAAACCCCAAGTATTTCTGTGTGAGAGGTGACACATGTGAGTagtagaagagagagaaaatacagagaaagaaTAATTGTACAGCTTCAAAACTTTGGGCTTATACCAAGTAATTTCTAGCAAATGGCAGATCTGTAAGGGAAGGTTTCCTCAGGCTGCTTCCAGTAGGTACAAATCTATGATTATGGTGAGGGTTGTGGGCATTGAGCTGTCTGCATTTTGAGTGCTGACATCTGAACTCAGTGCCCTGATTCCTGTCTTAACGAAGCCTAGAGGAGAGTGATCCTGCAGTACCTGCCTATGTTTTGGTCAGATGAATGCCCTGTTCAGTTTCCTGGAAGGTTTTTGGGCCATCTGGAAGTGGAAACTTCTGCATAAATATGACCCATTTTGGAGTAGAATTTTTACTGTGCTGTTTCTGATACAAACTTACCTTTATTGCTTATGGATGGCTTAGCAATAGCAGTGTTtgaatattttgggttttgcaAGCTAACAAATATCTCTTGCTGGTAATATGAAGTTGTCATAGTCAAGAGGAGCAAGGAATTGCTTTCTGTGAGCAAACTCGCATGTTTGTAACTTCTGTTTGTGGAAAGCCACTGTGTTTTCTTCCAAGCTCTTCCTACCTGTCCTGTTTTTTTTGCCATCTCTTTTCTTGTTAACATGATTTACAGCCAACCTGGGAAAATAATATCCTTAGGTTTTTACTGATCTAGCAGTTTAATAAAATCTGTATTATGATATTTAGTGAGCTAAGGCACTGATGAGGCtgtacctcaaatactgcattcagttttgggccactcactacaaggattttgaggtgctggagcatgtatGGAGACAGGCAAAAGAGTAGGTGAAGGGTCTAAAGAACTTCTGGGGATCAtctgagtgagctggggttgtagcttggagaacagaaggttgaggagaggatgctgaggggggCCTTTTTGCTATCTACATCTGCTTGAAAGGGGGTTTGAatcaggtgagggttggtctcttctcccaaggaagaagtgataggacaagagcaaaCGGCCTCacactgcaccaggggagatttgggttggaaattaggagagttgtcaagccctggaccaggctgcccagcacagtggtggagtcactatctcTGAAGGGAATGAAAAGTCTAGTGCTGAGGTGTTGCTTTCATGGCAGACTAGCACAACATGTACACACACAGACTGAGTAGAATATCAAACATAGAGCACCTTTCTTATTATTAACAACACACATTTATATGTTTTCTGTGCTACTGTGGCTacttctaattggttaacaAGTTTTTAATACTCTTATTGGTTATTGCTACCTCACTCTGGTAATAGCTATTCTTGTTAAATTGCACATGGGATGATTCAAACCTCTTATCTTAGGGTTTTCCCAGACACAATTTGTTCTAGCAAACCACCTGCACCTCTGGTGCCTCCCATATCTTCACTGATACACAGTGATCTGCCCAAGTCcaagttcttctttcccaggcaaggaATCTGTGGACCCACCGCAGTCCCTCtcactgagggacatggtttagtggtgaattTGACAGTGCTTGATCAATGGTTGGCCTTGATCTgggaggtcttctccagccttaataattctgtgattctacaatgaGTGATTGAAGTGTTCCATCTACAAGGGCTGAAGGACTGTcacaacagtgcaggcagtattttttttttttttatagctgtCTTCCAGCAGAACCTGTACATTTTGTTTTGACAGAAAGCACAGTTCACTTCTGTTCAGCATGGCTCTTTCACCTCTTTGTGCtgatgtttctttttccctttccatttcagtttcctttcttctggGGACGTTGCCTGCATGGCGATCTGTTCCAGCAGTTACTCCACCATCATGGCGTTTTGCTTCCTGGAGGAGCTTCAGGGGGAATTTGCTGCTTCCTATGACACAACAAGCATCAGTTTAGCTTCCAGACCATATGCTTTCCTTGAATTTGGTTTGTCACTTTATTCTCTCTAATAATAAGAATTCTGTGTCTGCTACTTTTATGATGCTAAGTGATGtctcctggccaaagcctgATCATAAAAATACATCTGTGTATGAGCCTTTGGATGCatgtggaggaggagggggagatcTTTAACTGCATTAAACTATTAGATTATTGGTTTCTCATTTCCTGAGAGCCCCTGTAATAGACAAACAAAGTGCTGTGTGATTAATAAATAAGCACAGAAGGGAAGAACCCCACATCTCAAACACTTTCTAGCTTAATTTAATAAAATCATATAAGCAGAGACAGATGGGTACAGGAAGAAAGGCAGAGTGGATTATTGTGGGCAGCTTTACTTCTGGCATTGCTTAGAGTCACAAAATACTTCATAATCATGcctagttgttttttttttttaacctgataAAAATGGTTTTCTTGCCAATTAGCAACTGCTCTACTGAACCTCACACCTTTGGAAAACACAATTCTCTTGCAGTGAGAGACTCTTTCCTGGGAGAGAATAAGATAATTGCAGTGAgtgagcacactgctgtccctACTCCAGTGTTAAGATCATGTTTAAATGACTGAGTAATCCACAAAGAGACCATATTATATGTTTTGGATTTTGGGTGGATTCCCTCCAGGGCATGTTCCTGGCATGATGTCACTTTATACTGTGATCTAAATTGCTCCTTTTTTTATAATTTGAGTGTGGTTTTTGGAATTTCTAGCTTCTTTTAACTGTATAAAGTGGTTCTTAAAGAAATATGgaaattttcattcttttagCTGTATTTTGTTGCTGAGTTGTGTGATGTATTCATTGTtctatattttttcttctgtgtttggaTTTGAGATGCACTTGCTTTTTGCTTAGTAATTACACATAATTGTAACAAGCACAGGATTTTTCACTGAGGAGTGCTTGTGGCACTCTATTCTAGCACAACATAAAGTCCTCCTGTGTGGTCTCAAAACTTATACTCCAGCTATCACATCTGTACCACACCAACAGTAGGGTATCTTAAGAATGTATTATTTTGCCAAGAAATCCTGTCTTATTTCCCTGAATGTTTGAAATAGCTTGAATTTGCCAGTGTCTTTGCACAATGAAATAGGAAGTGTCAGTATATCCACAGTGAGGTAGCTTAGCTCTGGAGGGGTCAGCAGTTTGTACCTGAGCAAATTTTCTCCTTACTTTCAGTGCAGCTAGGGCCAAGTGGTGTTAAATGGAGAGATGAAGAAGGGTGACCTATGTGTAAATCTGATTTGGACATTGGGATTGCCTATCAGAGGTGCTTCATGACTCACATAGAGGATGAACTAATTGATCTGTGCTAGGGAAAAAACCTAACACTTGACTTTATTAAAACACTGTATGGAATTGCTTCTCCTGTAgtggctcttttcagtggtgctcagtgataaaACTAGGGCcaataggcacaaactagaacacaggagtttccacctaaagaagaggaaaaacttaCTTCttttggggctgctggtgccctggagcaggctgcccagagaggttgtgcagtctacttatctggagggattccaaacaCACCTGAAtattgtgattctgggcaacctgctgcaagtgaccctgctttagcaggagggttggactaaatgatccccagaggtcctttccaacccccactttGCTGGAATTCTGTGTAGTTCATGGGTAGTTTATATCTTAACATCTACTCTGAAATACAAAAAACTCATTTTCAGTCCATGCTCAGGCAGGACATTGAGATTTAAAGTGTCCTGGAGGGACTGGGTGTAACATAAAACACCCAGGAgaggtaatttttttctcctaaccAATGATAGAATTTTATTCCTGAAGCtaataagaaaagaaatgaagaacaaTCAAAAAAGAATGCCATGATTTGATTAACAGTTGCCTCAAGCACTTAACTTTTGCAGAGCTAATTGAAGCATGATTTTTATTGTTTCAGATAACATTATTCAGAAAGTCAAATGTCATTTTAACCGTGTGCGTGCCTCTCAAATCAAGGCTAACTGGGAGAAGGTTGAGGAGGAGCTGAAGTTCCAGCCCCCAGTTCAACTGAAACtagaggacacagagctgatgaATGGGATGGCCAATGGTGGGCACACAGGTGTTCATGTGGAGGTTGGTAAGTTACTACTACACACAGGTGACAGTAGACTTCCTGAACCTAACTGAAAACATCAGAGAAAACATGCAACAGCAGTAGTTCCTTTCCTGTTAAGAGCTAGATACATCATGTGTATGAAACCCAAGAAAAAGAGACTAACTTTATGTCCTAGTAAACAACATATGGTCTGTAGATCCTAGCAGGCATGCACCAGAGCCTTCAAGGACTTGTGCTAGTGTCTTTTTTCCCAACCTTAGATGAGCTTCTCTACATGGACAGTTAATTGTAACTGGACTTGGTTTTTCCACATTGGCTTCTCCTGCTTCTAAAATAGTTAACTTTCATGTGGCAAAAGAAGCTTCACTAATGCATTGCTGCTTACAGGCTTTCAGTACAAGAAACATAATTGCAGTCTGAATCAGAGTTGCTTCAGCattgaggaaagaaaagacgAGAAGAATGAGTTGAGGGTAGAACTCAATTCCCAGACTGCAGGGGCAtcctcatctagatcaggttgcccagagccctgtagagcctcaccttgagtatctccagggatggggcctcaaccacctctctgggcaatctgttcaagtgttcccccaccctcatggcaaagagcctgttcccaacatccaatccaaatccaCTCCTCTCCAGTTCAAAGCCATCACTCcccatcctgtcaccacaggctcctgtaaacagtccctccccatccctctcctagacccccctcaggtactggaaggctgccattaggtctccccagagattTACCTTTTGAATGTAGACAGGCTAAGCTACAAAATGCATTTCTGGTATTAAAAACAAGGGATTTAGCTTAGAGGATCACTTTCACAAAACACTTAATCCATAGAAGGTTTACCCTTCCCATGACAACTTTCATGATCAGAAGTTCCTCCCTGCACCTATTTTTTCACTCCTCTTAAAACCAGATCTATCAAAACATTTTCCATTCTGCTAATAAGTATTGGATAAAAATGATCTGATTTTATACAATTCCTTCTCATTTTCATAGGGcaaatagatta from Indicator indicator isolate 239-I01 chromosome 20, UM_Iind_1.1, whole genome shotgun sequence encodes the following:
- the SEC22C gene encoding vesicle-trafficking protein SEC22c, with amino-acid sequence MSMIFFACVVRVRDGLPLSASTDFHFNQDFLECKKKLKALSSILAHYPSRGTAKGCDLSIHFLSSGDVACMAICSSSYSTIMAFCFLEELQGEFAASYDTTSISLASRPYAFLEFDNIIQKVKCHFNRVRASQIKANWEKVEEELKFQPPVQLKLEDTELMNGMANGGHTGVHVEVAPTYRMQPVTPLGILSLVLNIMCGALNLIRGVHLAEHSFQEDHEGIGNVIAFFLPFLACVFQCYLYLFYSPARKVKTFVLFFSICSCNIYLYGLRNLWQVAFHIGVASLSSYQILTRQLMEKQPDCGV